From Parasphaerochaeta coccoides DSM 17374, a single genomic window includes:
- a CDS encoding fimbrillin family protein yields the protein MMNTGQKHRKGRFLTVLVFLLPLFLVIGCDPNARFTYGDDPALISISASIVTADNSRAVTSADHTTTFEEGDTIGVFAFKRTVDGEKTTAATHVYINNVSFTYTNVNSQMKWVAPTSYSYPTDGTKLDFYAYYPYNSSYSVPAVPVPIAFTVQTDQKQDGNYEASDIMSAATHLTKTEGLSVGDKVELNFKHKFALVEIQFIVPDSIDSYGSLQIGPVDSSGTLTFYNPANPEHSNDSLTAVTFQTFSITDEASWVDAADVSHSNVRVFTGRAILPPQIIMGNTPITLFDGTGNEVARGKIESTVTLASGAYALIKGSLPVAASSVSDQYGNVYTFVYDAGDGHDIGYELTQNVTDLTTTAITTAMGAGNFINIPLKFTEDNGTGSDTNKYFGYVKTITFDGVTAATNPWELRLPHSVSIIKSIHGNSKLRMISIGDPANETDLIEIKDLQGNLSLDTINLHLKKGSAGTLPKLELNVLAGSSASSVDGKLIINVPDDALVIARINEAMTLSLIGWGGTPSKPLASGIHNAITVTGFGGIDPSVTVIFQAVL from the coding sequence ATGATGAATACAGGACAAAAACACAGAAAGGGCAGGTTCTTGACAGTGCTGGTCTTTCTCTTACCCCTTTTTCTTGTCATAGGTTGTGACCCCAATGCCCGGTTCACCTATGGTGATGATCCTGCGCTCATTTCCATTTCCGCATCCATTGTTACTGCTGACAACAGCCGGGCTGTCACGTCGGCTGACCACACCACAACATTTGAAGAAGGTGATACCATTGGTGTCTTTGCTTTTAAACGAACCGTGGATGGTGAGAAGACTACTGCGGCGACTCATGTTTACATAAACAACGTATCCTTTACATATACTAATGTGAACTCACAGATGAAATGGGTGGCACCAACTTCGTACTCCTATCCCACCGATGGAACCAAGCTTGATTTCTACGCCTATTATCCGTATAACTCTAGCTATTCAGTGCCTGCCGTGCCCGTACCAATAGCTTTCACCGTGCAGACAGACCAGAAACAAGACGGGAATTATGAGGCGAGCGACATAATGAGTGCCGCGACGCATCTGACAAAAACGGAAGGGCTTTCGGTAGGAGATAAGGTAGAGCTGAACTTCAAACATAAATTCGCCTTGGTCGAAATACAATTCATCGTTCCTGATTCCATAGATTCCTATGGTAGCCTACAGATTGGCCCGGTCGACAGCAGCGGAACCCTAACTTTTTATAATCCTGCAAATCCTGAACATTCCAACGATAGTCTTACAGCCGTGACTTTCCAAACCTTCTCCATCACGGACGAAGCCTCTTGGGTAGATGCTGCTGATGTCTCCCATTCAAATGTGCGTGTCTTTACCGGCAGGGCAATCTTGCCGCCCCAGATTATTATGGGGAATACACCAATTACGTTGTTCGACGGGACAGGCAATGAGGTGGCAAGAGGGAAGATTGAAAGCACTGTCACCCTTGCTAGCGGAGCATATGCGCTCATCAAAGGTTCCTTGCCTGTGGCGGCATCGTCAGTATCTGACCAGTACGGCAATGTATATACTTTTGTTTACGATGCGGGAGATGGTCATGACATTGGGTATGAGCTGACCCAAAATGTGACTGATTTAACCACTACTGCTATTACTACTGCAATGGGTGCGGGGAATTTCATCAATATTCCCCTTAAATTCACGGAAGATAACGGCACGGGTAGTGATACAAATAAATACTTTGGATATGTCAAAACCATCACCTTTGATGGGGTTACCGCTGCGACGAACCCTTGGGAACTGCGTCTTCCGCATTCAGTGTCTATCATCAAGAGTATCCACGGAAATTCCAAACTGCGCATGATTTCCATAGGTGACCCAGCCAATGAAACGGATCTTATTGAAATCAAGGACTTGCAGGGAAATCTTTCGCTGGATACCATCAATCTCCATTTGAAGAAAGGTTCAGCCGGGACTTTGCCCAAATTGGAGTTAAATGTACTTGCAGGTTCCAGTGCAAGCAGCGTAGACGGAAAACTGATTATCAATGTTCCTGACGATGCTCTTGTCATTGCACGGATAAATGAAGCCATGACACTTTCTTTAATTGGCTGGGGGGGTACTCCCAGCAAACCTCTGGCTTCAGGGATCCATAATGCAATTACCGTCACAGGTTTCGGAGGCATCGATCCTAGCGTGACAGTCATCTTCCAGGCGGTGCTATGA
- a CDS encoding fimbrillin family protein, giving the protein MKKNILVLLSVLIILLAFVACDGNKLTVSNEVRFFTGIRKAAADSIWALNDEIGIWMLDTSGKTYDAIPERYNKRYKADTSGSISGFIPYYADASNILRWNDLVNDADKKFDFIAYYPYRTDDQIFTVSGTTAYLKLDVSATNAPQDSGKADVLWGRVDGIENGASSVSFNLSHKLARLIVYVKESVTVKETDLVDDFSIEINGLHTTAQFWLENGQIWFPTGADKKIIMKDISDTLTQEEKDAGKVRKFEAIVMPEAHSDALLNRFSLTFTNTPDIFTWEAKELLSAQRPNVKFESGKQHIYNIRLDAYAPITVIDITVEDWILVNGGDAVAIVD; this is encoded by the coding sequence ATGAAAAAGAACATCTTGGTTCTTTTAAGCGTCTTGATAATACTTCTCGCGTTCGTTGCATGTGATGGCAACAAGCTAACTGTTTCTAACGAAGTGCGGTTCTTCACGGGGATTCGTAAGGCCGCTGCTGATTCCATATGGGCGCTTAATGATGAAATAGGCATCTGGATGTTGGATACTTCTGGGAAGACATATGACGCTATCCCAGAGCGTTACAACAAACGGTACAAGGCTGATACCTCTGGTTCGATTTCCGGCTTCATTCCTTATTATGCTGATGCCAGCAACATCCTGCGTTGGAATGACCTTGTCAATGATGCCGACAAAAAGTTCGACTTCATTGCTTACTATCCTTACCGAACAGATGACCAGATATTCACGGTCTCGGGTACTACGGCTTATCTTAAATTAGATGTCAGTGCTACGAACGCGCCACAGGACAGTGGAAAGGCTGACGTGTTGTGGGGACGTGTGGATGGTATTGAGAACGGTGCGTCAAGCGTATCCTTTAATCTTTCCCACAAGCTTGCCCGTCTGATTGTCTATGTCAAGGAGAGCGTTACTGTCAAAGAAACAGATTTGGTTGATGATTTTTCCATTGAGATTAACGGCTTGCATACAACAGCGCAGTTTTGGCTTGAGAACGGACAAATCTGGTTTCCCACTGGCGCTGATAAGAAGATCATCATGAAGGATATTTCCGACACGCTTACCCAAGAAGAAAAGGATGCAGGGAAGGTGAGGAAGTTTGAAGCGATCGTGATGCCAGAGGCACACTCTGATGCTCTTCTGAATAGATTTTCTTTAACTTTTACGAATACGCCGGATATATTTACATGGGAGGCAAAAGAGTTGCTATCCGCTCAGCGGCCCAATGTTAAATTTGAAAGCGGCAAGCAGCATATATATAACATAAGGCTGGATGCATATGCTCCTATTACCGTGATTGACATTACAGTTGAGGATTGGATTCTGGTAAACGGGGGAGATGCCGTTGCCATCGTAGATTGA
- a CDS encoding IS1634 family transposase: MFIKIVPENKSGRKRLAYYSGHRKNGTVKHSLVQWLGYLDELQALYDDPVSHFKAEARRLTQEEKERQVSLSVSTAEHFHFAPGEGTDCTDPEVRADRILSYGVLPLLKLYHELEIDYFWNNRRRYTKALFNHNSIFRLLVCSRILAPDSKLGTWQARQRLAGDVAFSADDVYRSLAFFSRHKDALIDHLGRMVERQYGRDTGLLYYDVTNYYWEVDAEDELRRRGVSKEHRPDPIVQMGLFMDADGIPLSYGLFPGNTTDVATFRPLQQTGRTIYVADRGMMSGMNVASILLRHSGYVISSSVRTCTAELQAFILKQEGYVHGAADGDFRYKSRLTPVERWVTDSATGGKRKVTVNERQVVFFSRAYQQKARHERMKSIEKAQQAAGGGQNTVLNNHAGRRFLKKSIFDGASGERVEAPEFSVSLDTELLQREEALDGYYLICTNVVGTEEGEPPFAGRARFRRDNLFELNRPVDDVDIIDMYRGLWRIEECFRITKTHLEARPVYVRTRDSIEAHFLTCFVSLLLLRLLEKRTGGTMSVGRMVDSLRQALLGDIEGQCFMNLYCDPVIQDIGAALDIDMSRKYYAKADVRALFAAVKKT, translated from the coding sequence ATGTTCATCAAGATAGTCCCCGAAAACAAGAGCGGACGCAAACGCCTGGCCTATTACTCCGGCCATCGCAAAAACGGCACGGTGAAGCACTCCCTCGTGCAGTGGCTCGGCTATCTGGACGAGCTCCAGGCGCTCTACGATGACCCGGTGAGCCATTTCAAGGCCGAGGCGAGACGGCTGACGCAGGAAGAGAAGGAGCGGCAGGTGTCCCTGAGCGTCTCGACGGCCGAGCATTTCCACTTCGCCCCTGGAGAGGGGACGGACTGCACGGACCCGGAGGTGAGGGCGGACAGGATCCTCAGCTACGGCGTCCTGCCGCTGCTGAAGCTCTACCACGAGCTGGAGATCGACTATTTCTGGAACAACAGGAGGCGCTACACCAAGGCGCTCTTCAACCACAACAGCATCTTCCGGCTGCTGGTGTGTTCGCGCATCCTGGCGCCGGACAGCAAGCTGGGTACCTGGCAGGCGCGCCAGAGGCTTGCCGGGGACGTGGCCTTCAGCGCCGACGACGTGTACCGCTCCCTCGCGTTCTTCTCCCGGCACAAGGACGCCCTCATAGACCATCTGGGGCGGATGGTGGAGCGGCAGTACGGGCGGGACACGGGCCTGCTGTACTACGACGTGACCAACTATTACTGGGAGGTGGACGCCGAGGACGAGCTGAGACGGCGGGGGGTGAGCAAGGAACACCGGCCCGATCCCATCGTGCAGATGGGTCTGTTCATGGACGCCGACGGCATCCCCCTCTCCTACGGCCTGTTCCCGGGCAACACCACCGACGTGGCCACCTTCCGCCCCCTGCAGCAGACGGGCCGGACCATCTACGTGGCGGACAGGGGCATGATGAGCGGGATGAACGTGGCCTCCATCCTGCTGCGGCACAGCGGGTACGTCATCAGCTCGTCGGTGCGCACCTGCACCGCGGAGCTGCAGGCCTTCATCCTGAAGCAGGAGGGCTACGTCCATGGTGCCGCCGATGGAGATTTCAGGTACAAGAGCCGCCTGACTCCGGTCGAGCGTTGGGTGACCGATTCCGCGACGGGCGGAAAGAGGAAAGTGACGGTCAACGAGAGGCAGGTGGTGTTCTTCAGCCGCGCCTACCAGCAGAAGGCACGCCACGAGAGGATGAAGAGCATCGAGAAAGCCCAGCAGGCGGCGGGCGGGGGGCAGAACACCGTACTGAACAACCATGCGGGGAGACGGTTCCTGAAGAAGAGCATCTTCGACGGGGCCTCCGGAGAGCGCGTGGAAGCTCCTGAGTTCTCTGTCTCCCTGGATACGGAGCTGCTACAGCGGGAGGAGGCGCTGGACGGCTATTACCTTATCTGCACCAACGTGGTAGGCACCGAGGAGGGGGAGCCCCCCTTCGCTGGGCGGGCCCGTTTCCGCAGGGACAACCTCTTCGAGCTGAACCGACCAGTGGACGACGTGGACATCATCGACATGTACCGGGGCCTGTGGCGCATCGAGGAATGCTTCCGCATCACCAAGACGCACCTGGAGGCCCGTCCGGTCTATGTGCGTACCCGCGACAGCATCGAGGCTCATTTCCTCACCTGTTTCGTCTCCCTGCTGCTCCTGCGGCTTCTGGAGAAGAGGACGGGGGGAACCATGTCCGTGGGCCGGATGGTGGATTCTCTGCGCCAGGCCCTGCTGGGCGACATCGAAGGGCAATGCTTCATGAACCTGTACTGCGACCCCGTCATCCAGGACATCGGCGCAGCCCTGGACATCGACATGAGCCGGAAGTATTACGCGAAAGCCGATGTGAGGGCACTTTTTGCGGCAGTGAAGAAGACCTGA
- a CDS encoding LuxR C-terminal-related transcriptional regulator, giving the protein MDESKERTEEPHYKFSLEGKPNIITRKTCFFSGVFLAVCILLYFTPSPVPDTYLFMEGRYDASNLASNTVFLDGEWEFILDSPDADTENAATYITWSKKHESGTYRLVLKGLDPLRDYWLDMPRLPESHVAYFNGEVFGSGDSTPLWNTSPVKRLEGVTGNDELTIKVHKSQDSYSHCIIPPKLGSYSDIFKQLMWQNTMDLGFVFIFMVMGAFLLFHALSRKDASLLFIFLYFWNIALSGLLISANPLIFQLFPKLSWDSFLRLSYIASYGPPILSLLWLATRHGYLPDHKLSVVFSVLFFDFTLFLVFMIPSHFFPIFNTSLHIITILVIAFMFGTACEYMLKERLWARKSFILIAIACTVVSLGILISTVLIANMFSVPFGLHIFNHLPFFMKDKIPLTLFLYIVIFIFLHTFEITYSLTLSPLIQARRMMDEANNALAKSVVLYNLSPREQQVAKFIMEGKSNSEIAKELFISANTVKAHTSHVYEKTGATHRSELYLKLLADVLPPSPPAHSPDAPDNPDETV; this is encoded by the coding sequence ATGGATGAATCAAAAGAACGCACTGAGGAACCACATTACAAGTTTTCGCTTGAAGGAAAGCCTAATATCATAACAAGGAAGACATGCTTCTTTTCCGGTGTTTTCCTTGCCGTGTGTATCCTGTTGTATTTCACTCCCTCCCCTGTCCCCGACACCTATCTTTTCATGGAAGGGAGATATGATGCAAGCAATCTTGCCTCAAATACTGTCTTCCTTGATGGGGAATGGGAATTCATCCTGGATTCCCCGGATGCGGACACAGAAAACGCGGCCACGTACATCACGTGGAGCAAAAAGCATGAAAGCGGAACATACCGCCTCGTTCTGAAAGGTCTGGATCCTCTCAGGGATTACTGGCTTGACATGCCGCGACTGCCGGAATCACATGTCGCGTACTTCAATGGAGAAGTTTTCGGAAGCGGAGATTCCACTCCGCTATGGAACACCTCCCCTGTCAAACGACTGGAAGGTGTGACTGGTAATGACGAACTGACCATCAAGGTTCATAAGAGCCAAGATTCATACAGCCACTGCATCATACCACCGAAACTTGGATCCTATTCTGATATTTTCAAGCAATTGATGTGGCAGAACACCATGGATCTGGGCTTTGTCTTCATCTTTATGGTGATGGGAGCATTCCTGTTATTCCATGCCTTAAGCCGAAAGGACGCGTCACTTCTTTTCATCTTTCTTTATTTCTGGAACATCGCGCTCAGTGGACTGCTTATTTCTGCCAATCCTCTTATATTCCAGCTTTTCCCAAAGTTGTCATGGGATTCCTTCTTGCGGCTCTCCTACATTGCAAGCTATGGCCCGCCCATCTTATCCTTGCTCTGGCTGGCTACTCGGCATGGATATCTTCCCGACCACAAACTCTCGGTCGTTTTTTCCGTGCTTTTTTTCGACTTCACCCTTTTTCTGGTCTTCATGATTCCCTCGCATTTCTTTCCAATCTTCAACACATCCCTGCATATCATAACTATACTAGTGATAGCTTTCATGTTCGGCACAGCATGCGAATACATGTTAAAAGAACGGCTGTGGGCGCGGAAATCTTTCATTCTCATCGCCATCGCCTGTACGGTGGTTTCCTTGGGCATCCTGATTTCCACCGTTCTTATTGCAAATATGTTCTCCGTTCCTTTCGGATTACACATATTCAATCATCTTCCTTTCTTCATGAAGGATAAGATACCGCTGACCCTGTTTCTCTATATTGTTATTTTTATATTTCTCCATACATTCGAGATAACGTACAGTCTGACGCTATCTCCCCTCATCCAAGCCAGACGCATGATGGATGAGGCTAATAATGCCTTGGCAAAGTCTGTTGTGCTTTATAATCTGAGTCCCCGTGAACAACAGGTAGCAAAATTCATCATGGAAGGAAAGAGCAACTCTGAAATTGCAAAGGAACTTTTCATCAGCGCCAATACTGTCAAAGCCCACACGTCACACGTCTATGAAAAAACAGGCGCTACGCACCGCAGCGAGCTTTATTTGAAACTTTTGGCTGATGTCTTGCCGCCTTCTCCACCTGCTCACTCTCCTGATGCCCCTGACAATCCGGATGAAACGGTTTGA
- a CDS encoding L-lactate dehydrogenase, with amino-acid sequence MKTQNRKKIIVVGAGRVGEAIAYTLVLGRQASEIVMIDIDKGRAEGSAHDIGHGLAYHSQVTIRQGGYEECADAAIIITAGLARKPGQTRLDLARTNVAIIKDITRNVMKYAENPIFVVTSNPVDIMTYVIQKESGVASSRVIGSGTVLDTARFRYILGKRFNINIEDVYAYVLGEHGDSQVLVWEGASIAGIPLKDYARQAGIDLAAEAPQIEVDVKTAGAQVISQKGATFYGIALNTAKIVAAIMDNDNAILPVGHVLTKEVYGIKDVVISVPCVINEGGIVRALEIPLAPEELSALRKSADMLKAFTGEVMAEDA; translated from the coding sequence ATGAAGACTCAGAACAGAAAGAAAATCATTGTCGTCGGAGCAGGCAGGGTAGGAGAAGCGATAGCATATACCTTGGTTTTGGGACGGCAGGCTTCAGAAATAGTCATGATAGATATAGACAAAGGCAGAGCGGAAGGAAGTGCCCATGACATTGGGCATGGATTGGCCTATCATTCCCAAGTCACCATCCGGCAGGGCGGGTATGAAGAATGTGCCGATGCGGCCATCATCATTACGGCGGGACTTGCCCGCAAGCCCGGTCAGACGCGCCTGGATCTTGCCCGAACCAATGTGGCCATCATCAAGGATATCACCCGCAATGTCATGAAATATGCGGAGAACCCAATATTTGTCGTCACATCAAACCCCGTGGACATCATGACCTATGTAATCCAGAAGGAATCGGGCGTCGCTTCTTCACGTGTCATAGGCTCCGGCACGGTGCTTGATACCGCCCGCTTCCGCTATATCCTGGGCAAGAGATTCAACATCAACATTGAGGATGTGTATGCCTACGTGCTGGGAGAACACGGTGATTCCCAAGTCTTGGTATGGGAAGGAGCTTCGATTGCTGGCATACCCCTTAAGGATTATGCCCGTCAGGCGGGCATAGACCTGGCGGCTGAAGCACCCCAGATAGAGGTGGATGTAAAGACTGCCGGGGCGCAGGTCATTTCCCAAAAAGGAGCGACGTTCTACGGCATTGCCCTGAACACGGCCAAGATTGTCGCCGCTATCATGGATAACGACAATGCCATTCTGCCTGTCGGACATGTGCTGACCAAGGAAGTCTATGGCATCAAGGACGTAGTGATCAGCGTGCCGTGTGTCATCAATGAAGGCGGCATAGTAAGAGCCTTGGAAATCCCCCTTGCGCCGGAAGAACTCAGTGCCTTGCGGAAATCCGCGGACATGCTTAAGGCTTTCACCGGGGAAGTCATGGCGGAGGACGCCTGA
- a CDS encoding ABC transporter substrate-binding protein, translated as MKKVLTVLLIFVMAMSLPLFAQGSKDSASKKPYIAVVSKGEQHDFWQQVKKGSAAAATDFGVDITFEGPPSESDVQRQVEMLNSALAKNPNAIALAALNTGSVLDQLNEAMSKKIPVIGFDSGVPEAPAGSIWANASTNNYNAAGLGAEKLFEVIKPLIEKATVAAPVRIVVLNQDASGESLLSRGRGFRDAMVNLIDGQTSLTKADIAVVGNPAYIATDSPTGGRKVFIEMMVPASAALTDAANTAQAALNRIKSDNIVGIFCSNEATVKGLLTATNDGIALANTYKGLVVVGFDAGAAQKNAVREGYFLGSITQDPYSIGYKAVELAYKAFKGEPVADVDTGAKFYNAANMDNDDIKGLIYD; from the coding sequence ATGAAGAAAGTGCTTACTGTACTTTTGATTTTCGTCATGGCGATGTCATTGCCGTTGTTTGCCCAAGGGTCAAAGGACAGCGCCAGCAAGAAACCGTACATCGCCGTTGTATCCAAGGGCGAACAGCATGATTTCTGGCAGCAGGTAAAGAAGGGTTCCGCGGCTGCGGCGACTGATTTCGGCGTTGACATCACTTTTGAAGGGCCTCCTTCGGAAAGTGACGTACAGCGTCAGGTCGAGATGCTCAACAGTGCATTGGCAAAGAATCCTAATGCTATTGCCCTTGCCGCGCTGAACACTGGCAGTGTCCTTGACCAGCTCAATGAAGCCATGAGCAAGAAGATTCCTGTGATTGGTTTTGACTCAGGCGTGCCTGAAGCTCCCGCTGGTTCCATCTGGGCGAATGCCTCGACGAACAACTACAATGCCGCAGGTCTCGGCGCGGAGAAGTTGTTTGAAGTCATCAAGCCACTCATTGAGAAGGCTACGGTCGCCGCTCCTGTCCGTATCGTCGTCCTGAACCAGGATGCATCCGGCGAATCCCTGCTGAGCAGAGGACGCGGCTTCCGTGATGCCATGGTCAATCTGATCGATGGGCAGACTTCCCTCACCAAGGCTGACATAGCGGTCGTCGGCAACCCTGCCTACATTGCTACCGACAGCCCCACAGGTGGACGCAAGGTCTTCATTGAAATGATGGTTCCCGCTTCTGCTGCCCTGACTGACGCGGCGAATACGGCTCAGGCTGCCCTGAACAGGATAAAGAGCGACAATATCGTCGGTATTTTCTGCTCCAACGAAGCAACGGTGAAGGGTCTGCTTACCGCCACCAATGACGGTATCGCTCTCGCCAACACCTACAAGGGACTGGTAGTCGTCGGGTTTGACGCTGGCGCAGCCCAGAAGAACGCTGTCCGTGAGGGATACTTCCTTGGTTCCATCACGCAGGATCCGTATTCCATTGGATACAAGGCCGTCGAGCTTGCTTACAAGGCATTCAAGGGCGAGCCAGTCGCTGATGTGGATACCGGCGCCAAGTTCTACAACGCCGCGAACATGGACAATGATGACATCAAGGGTCTGATCTACGACTGA
- a CDS encoding ABC transporter permease, translating to MNTVGKKSLTKARGIDRQKLLAPLALVIIYVFFAFVGRNFLTYTTLLNILDSSYYIGFIAIGVTYVIITGGIDLSCGTVLMCAAITGGTAFKTWGWPMWASLLLIIFVGLIFGILNGLLISRLNLPPFIATLGTQMISLGVGSIVSNVRSATFPPRGAADSWFKDLFKYMSPDNVSFPTGALVLFFVAFLAYVVLTKTKMGRYIFAIGSNKEAARLSGIDVKKWEMMAYVVSGLMAGIGGIAFAAVYTTVMPAQGSGFELYAIAGTVIGGTSMSGGSGTILGTMIGVFIMSILRVGLPSMDLQAHYQTLFTGIVVVGAVLLDIYRNKKASEIKILTPAGRYREEMKGKIALLKESLSGETGDAGRIQEEIVHLKAEMKKTYAQLVKEEKEAKLRQAEEEKEFLKTVKESS from the coding sequence ATGAATACCGTTGGAAAGAAAAGCCTGACCAAGGCAAGGGGTATTGACAGACAGAAGTTGCTGGCTCCGCTTGCCTTGGTAATCATCTATGTATTCTTTGCTTTCGTTGGCCGGAACTTCCTGACCTATACCACATTGCTCAATATCCTCGATTCTTCATATTATATCGGCTTCATAGCCATCGGCGTCACCTACGTCATCATCACCGGAGGCATTGACCTGTCATGCGGCACGGTGCTGATGTGCGCTGCCATCACCGGCGGCACGGCGTTCAAGACATGGGGGTGGCCGATGTGGGCATCCCTGTTGCTGATCATCTTTGTCGGCTTGATTTTCGGAATCCTCAATGGACTCTTGATTTCCCGTCTGAACCTGCCGCCGTTCATAGCCACTTTGGGAACCCAGATGATTTCCTTGGGAGTCGGTTCCATTGTTTCCAACGTCCGTAGCGCGACGTTCCCGCCCCGTGGCGCGGCAGACAGTTGGTTCAAGGATTTGTTCAAGTACATGTCCCCGGACAACGTGTCGTTCCCCACCGGAGCTTTGGTTCTGTTCTTCGTGGCGTTTCTCGCCTATGTCGTCCTGACCAAGACAAAGATGGGACGGTATATCTTTGCCATCGGCTCTAACAAAGAAGCCGCCCGTCTGAGCGGCATTGACGTGAAGAAATGGGAAATGATGGCCTATGTGGTCAGCGGACTCATGGCAGGTATTGGCGGCATAGCCTTTGCCGCCGTGTATACCACGGTCATGCCTGCCCAAGGTTCAGGATTCGAGCTGTACGCCATAGCCGGTACGGTCATAGGCGGTACGTCCATGTCAGGCGGTTCAGGAACCATACTGGGTACGATGATTGGCGTGTTCATCATGAGCATACTCCGTGTCGGTCTTCCGTCCATGGATCTTCAGGCGCATTACCAGACACTGTTCACCGGCATTGTCGTTGTCGGCGCGGTTCTCTTGGATATTTACCGCAACAAGAAAGCGTCTGAAATCAAGATACTGACTCCCGCGGGCCGGTACAGGGAGGAGATGAAAGGGAAGATTGCCTTGTTGAAGGAAAGTCTTTCCGGGGAAACGGGCGATGCCGGGCGAATCCAAGAGGAAATTGTCCATCTCAAGGCGGAAATGAAGAAAACATATGCACAGCTTGTGAAGGAAGAAAAAGAGGCGAAACTCCGTCAGGCGGAGGAGGAAAAGGAGTTTCTGAAGACAGTGAAAGAAAGTTCTTGA
- a CDS encoding sugar ABC transporter ATP-binding protein, whose translation MGEIVLSMKKIDKRFSGVHALKGVDFELRAGEIHALVGENGAGKSTLMKALTGIFPKDSGEIWYMGHLFNPASPRQALDAGIAIVHQELNMMEDLTVAQNIFIGRESMRNSWFLDEKAQNERAEKLLSQLNMDIDPAARLADLTVGKQQMVEIAKAVSYNLRILILDEPTASLTEKEIEDLFAIMRSLSDRGVGMIYISHRLDEIGMISHRVTVLRDGECIGTRDTAALTKKEMIDMMVGRVIYEEPKTHSTVAHDAPVVLDVSGLKAGRMVDDVSFTLRKGEILGFSGLMGAGRTETMRALYGADPAEGVIKINGRKVHISSPIDAVRVGIGYLSEDRKRYGLALGLSVSHNTLMASYEMLNPRFLLDMKRLEGMTGEYVQRLQVKTPTLDQLAKNLSGGNQQKVVIAKWLLKNSSILIFDEPTRGIDVGAKSEIYALMNELAGQGKAIIMVSSELPEILRMSDRVAVMCEGRITGILDIAEATQEKIMELATRGWGT comes from the coding sequence ATGGGTGAGATTGTTCTTTCCATGAAGAAAATTGACAAACGCTTTTCTGGCGTCCACGCCTTGAAAGGAGTGGATTTTGAGCTTCGCGCGGGCGAAATTCACGCCCTGGTTGGAGAGAACGGCGCCGGAAAATCCACCTTGATGAAAGCCTTGACCGGAATATTTCCCAAAGACTCTGGGGAGATATGGTACATGGGGCATCTTTTCAATCCCGCCAGTCCCCGTCAGGCTCTGGACGCAGGCATTGCCATTGTCCATCAGGAGCTTAACATGATGGAGGATCTGACCGTTGCCCAGAATATCTTCATAGGCAGGGAATCCATGAGAAATTCTTGGTTCCTTGATGAGAAAGCCCAGAACGAGCGTGCGGAAAAGCTCCTCAGCCAGCTTAATATGGACATTGATCCGGCAGCCCGTCTTGCCGACCTGACCGTCGGCAAGCAGCAGATGGTGGAGATAGCCAAGGCCGTGTCGTACAATCTCCGCATCCTTATCCTTGACGAACCGACCGCGTCCCTCACTGAAAAAGAGATTGAAGACTTGTTCGCCATCATGCGCTCCCTTTCCGACAGAGGCGTAGGCATGATTTATATTAGTCATCGTCTTGATGAGATAGGCATGATTTCCCATAGGGTCACCGTCCTGCGCGACGGCGAATGCATCGGCACGCGGGACACCGCCGCGCTGACAAAGAAAGAAATGATTGACATGATGGTAGGCCGGGTCATCTACGAGGAACCCAAGACGCACAGCACGGTTGCCCATGACGCTCCGGTGGTGCTGGATGTCAGTGGACTGAAGGCTGGCCGCATGGTGGATGACGTGAGTTTCACTTTGAGGAAAGGCGAGATACTGGGCTTCTCCGGTCTTATGGGAGCAGGCCGCACAGAGACAATGCGTGCCCTCTACGGCGCAGACCCCGCCGAAGGGGTCATTAAGATAAATGGCCGGAAAGTACATATCTCCAGTCCGATTGATGCCGTAAGAGTTGGAATAGGCTATCTTTCTGAAGACAGGAAGCGGTACGGACTGGCCTTGGGGCTTTCCGTCTCCCACAACACGCTGATGGCTTCCTATGAAATGCTCAACCCTCGTTTCCTGCTGGACATGAAGCGTCTGGAAGGCATGACCGGTGAATATGTACAGCGGCTTCAGGTCAAGACTCCGACGTTGGATCAGTTGGCCAAGAATCTGTCCGGAGGCAACCAACAGAAGGTCGTCATTGCGAAATGGCTGTTGAAGAACAGTTCCATCCTTATCTTCGACGAGCCGACCCGCGGCATTGATGTCGGAGCAAAAAGCGAGATATACGCCTTGATGAATGAATTGGCCGGACAGGGCAAGGCAATCATCATGGTTAGTTCCGAACTGCCGGAAATCCTGCGTATGAGCGACCGTGTAGCGGTGATGTGTGAAGGCCGCATCACCGGTATCTTGGATATCGCCGAGGCAACGCAGGAAAAGATCATGGAGCTTGCTACAAGAGGCTGGGGAACCTGA